One Ranitomeya imitator isolate aRanImi1 chromosome 1, aRanImi1.pri, whole genome shotgun sequence DNA window includes the following coding sequences:
- the ANKRA2 gene encoding ankyrin repeat family A protein 2, translating to MNSLNNLEGSAELSGEECVSFCLSGMPDIKVEHVMESNPEEGSAQNVAMGMKFILPNRFDMNVCSRFVKSLNEEDSKNIQDQVNSDLEVASVLFKAECNIHTSPSPGIQVRHVYTPSTTKHFSPIKQSTTLTNKHRGNEVSTTPLLVNSLSVHQLAAQGEMVYLASRLEQENVINLTDEEGFTPLMWAAAHGQIAVVEFLLQNGADPQVLGKGRESALSLACSKGYTDIVKMLVECGVDVNEYDWNGGTPLLYAVHGNHVKCVKILLENGADPTIETDSGYNSMDLSVALGHRSVQQVIENHLLHLLQSIKE from the exons ATGAACTCCTTGAACAATCTGGAGGGCTCGGCTGAGCTGTCGGGTGAAGAGTGTGTAAGCTTCTGTCTGTCCGGCATGCCTGACATCAAAGTGGAACACGTGATGGAGTCCAACCCAGAAGAAGGAAGCGCTCAGAACGTAGCCATGGGAATGAAATTCATTTTACCAAATAGATTTGACATGAATGTCTGTTCTCGCTTCGTCAAGTCCTTGAATGAAGAAGACAGTAAGAATATCCAAGATCAAGTAAACTCTGACCTGGAAGTAGCCTCCGTCCTATTTAAAG CTGAATGCAATATCCACACGTCGCCGTCCCCCGGTATACAGGTCAGACATGTGTACACCCCATCAACCACCAAACATTTCTCCCCCATCAAGCAGTCCACCACACTGACGAACAAGCATCGAGGCAACGAGGTGTCCACTACACCCCTGCTGGTGAATT CTCTGTCTGTTCACCAGTTGGCTGCTCAGGGGGAGATGGTGTATCTGGCAAGTCGTCTTGAACAGG AAAACGTGATTAACCTAACGGATGAAGAAGGATTCACACCGCTGATGTGGGCCGCAGCTCATGGACAAATCGCCGTTGTGGAGTTTCTACTTCAGAAT GGTGCAGATCCTCAAGTCCTCGGGAAAGGTCGCGAAAGTGCTCTGTCCCTGGCAtgtagtaaaggctacacagatatTGTGAAAATGCTGGTGGAATGTGGAGTGGATGTGAACGAGTATGACTGG AATGGAGGAACACCCTTGTTATATGCCGTCCATGGCAATCATGTGAAAtgcgtgaaaattcttctag AGAATGGGGCAGATCCAACCATTGAGACTGACTCTGGCTACAACTCCATGGACCTGTCTGTCGCTCTGGGCCACAGGAGTG